The genomic window CAATTACAATATCACCATCACCTGTAACTATCACATAGGCATTAGGGTCATCACCCACTGCCAAAGCAGAACCGCTCCCAATTGCAATGCCACCGCCATTACGAAGACTTCTGGAAATCACATTTGCACCTGCAAAAGTGTAAGTTGGTGAGCCGGAGGCTGATGCAGCTGATGTCACACTTACTCCTACAGAACCAAAAATCAAATCGTCTGTGGCAAGATTCTCTAAATATTGTAAGTCTGTAATTACCATAGTAATGACCTTTCCTGAGGTTAAAGGTTAACTGTATTTAGGCATTCTCAACCCATTGTGGTACTTGTTATATTGACACGCACCAGTTAATGAGTCTGAGAAATCGAAACCGAACTAGAACTAGAACCAGAATTTGATGATTTACTACAGCTAGATTTGATGTAACCGCTGCATCTGTTGCCAGATGCAACTATTACGGACACATCTTGATGTATTTCTGCGGTAGCATTACCAGTTGACTTGTCAAAAGCTTTAGCTTCGGCTATGATCTTCAAGTCTGGTAAGTCTATCTGTTGGCAAACAACTCGGTAGCGAGCCATGATTAATCCTGACTGGTAATGTTTATGTGTGTTTAGACATGCTAAACAAGTCAAAGAAGGGGTTAGGGAGAAAAAGCTTCTTTTAGTTTCTATCTGATACGCCAGAGAGAAGATAAAAGTTTCTCCGGAAAATTACTAACTTATTTTTGGGAATTTTTTGCTGTGGGCAATTGTTATTCAGTTGCCCACATTTATATTAACTCAATTTTGGACAAAATGGTTATTTTTCATGGGATTTCATTAAATTAAAATTCACAAATTATTGACAAATTATTGACAATGAAAACATCTCTGGATAATTCTTAAAATCTAAGATTGCCCAGATTTAATTGATGGGATTTTGATAATTGAAGTTGAATATTACTATTGGTAAGTCACTTGTACCTCCTCGATTTGCTCTTGATATAAATTGCCTAAACTAAACCAAGCTTTAAAGGATTCTGGCTCCACTTGCAGGACAGCTTGAAACAGCTTCTCGGCTTCAGCGTCGTTGCTTTTTTGCCGTGCTAGCACCCCCAACCCATACAATACTTCTACCTGGTCTGGCTGGGCTGTGAGAATCTCGCGGTAACCTGCCTCGACTTGGTCTAAGCGATGCGCTCGATGGTGTTGAACAGGTACTTGAAAGGCTTCTGCAAGGGTTGTCATCTCCTTCTCCTAACTTGATTTTTTCTCACTCATCAATCCAGTTCTGATAGGGTATTTTTACTTTTGAATTGGTTTTACCTCTGCTGCATAGAGCTTTTCGCTTCGATCTAAACTTTGCTTCACCTGCAAGACAATCTTTAAATGAGTTATTTGACTCTTCCAAGCTGAACGAGGTAGCAAAGGAAGATTTCCTGACTGATTTGACGATAAATCTTGTGTATTTGCCACGGTTAATTACCTCACTAACGCATCAGAATTTTCTAATTCTTCCTGCCAACTTTCAGACCACTGGATACTGTCAGCGCTAAAGTTTAGTGGATCATTTTCTGGCCAAGGTTGATCGATAGATTCCACAATTAGCTCAAATTCACCGTTATCAAAGGGCAAACCTTGGGCTTGCACTTTCGGAACTACTCGCTCTCTTAGCCCTTGTTGTGTATGGGCTAAAGCACGATAATGGCAATAAGGATTATTACCTCTCCTATCAAAGAAAACATGGGCAGTCCAACTGCAACCACCACGGCAAAGTTCCGCAAATTCGCAAGTTTGACAAAAACCCCAGAGGTGTTGCGTACCTTCTGGTGTACCGGCTCCCAAGTTTAAGCGCAACTCGGCGGAATTTTCAATGATGTCATGTAAGGAACGCTCTCGAATATTACCGCCTGTGTAGGCAGTGGTAGGTAATGAGGGACAACCTTTAATTGCACCATCGGCTTCTATTCCCAAGGTTGAAAGTCCAGCGTTGCAACCTTGCCAGAATGAGAATTCATGCTCGCTACCCCGTCCCCGCAACAGGCGTTCATAAGGACCGTAATAACCAATGTTATTTCCCGCTTGGAGTTGTACCCCTTCTTTATAGGCGCGACGAGCAACGCGAGCCAGCATGGGGTAAATATCTAGCAGCTCATAAGGCTGAAGGAGAATGTCTGTATTGTCAGCAGCATTCCCCATTGGTACAGTCAGTTGAATTTGCCAAGCACGCGCACCTGCATCACGAATGCACTCGTAAATACGGGGAAACTCTGGGGCTGATAGGCGGTTAATTTGAGTGTTGCAACCAAAGGCAATACCCACTTCTTTAAGATGGCTCATGGTTTTAAAAGCGTACTTCCATGAACCTTTTTTTCCCCGCAGACAGTCATGGGTTGCTTCCAAACCATCAATGGAAACGGAGACAGTGCGAATTCCCGCCGCTTTCATTTTCTGTGCAGTTTCTAGGGAAATCCCATAACCACCAGTGGTCATACCACAAAGCATTCCCTCATCGTTAATAGCTTTGGCAATTTCTAGCCAGTCTGGACGCAGAAACGCTTCACCACCAATCAAGGTGACTTCTTTAATTCCTACTTCTGCCATTTGCCTGACTAAATCCAAAGCTTCTTCAGTAGAAAGTTCTTTGGTACGCTCATGTCCGGCACGGGAACCACAATGACTACAGGCTAAATTACATTTTAAGGTAATTTCCCAAACTGCATAGCTTTTACGATGGTAAGTCATTTTTACGGTAATTAAATTGCGATTTGTATAGTTTTGTTCAAAACAAGCTAAGTAAGTTACATTTTTTATTCTGCAACAATCACTCCGTATAAGGGTTGAACAATAGGATCAATCGGATCAACTACAATGCCATACAGGGGTTGTGGTTGTGGCCATGGTTTTGGTCGTGGACGCGGCTTGGGATGTCCTATAGGAGGCCAGTAGATCACACCATAAAGTGATTGTGCGATTATTCGATCACGATTAATTCTAGCGGTTGTTAATCCCCCAAAAGCACCTAACAATTCTTCCTCCGTCAATTCTTCAAACTCACCTGATTCTTTCAATTCTAAGATTTTGATCACAGATGTTTCAAATTCTTGCTGAGAAAAGTTATAGCCATTTTCTGACATAACTTTTTTAATTTCCTCGATTTTATCACTCATTAATTGAGTGCGAAAACCTTCGTCTTTAACTAGCCTAAATAAAAAATCCTTGACTCTTTCTAAAATGTCGAGCGACATATTTTCTGCTCCTGAAGTGATGATGCTATTGCTAAGTTAACGAGGCTGAAAAATTGAAACAGAACTAGAACTAGAATTTGATAATTTGCTACAGCTAGATTTGGTGTAACCGCTACATCTGTTGCCAGATGCAACTATTGGATAATTCTTAAAATCTAAGATTGCCCAGATTTAATTGATGGGATTTTGATAATTGAAGTTGAATATTACTACTGGTAAATCACTTGTAACTCCTCGATTTGCTGATGATTTTTGTAGATTTCTGCTAGGCATTTGTGAGCGTCTGCGTGGGTGGAATGCAGTGCTAAAGTTTTTTGGAAATAAGCTGTGGCTGTTTGTAAATCTCCTGCTTTTTTGCGATTCAAACCCAATTTGTAGTTTAATTCTGCATAATGAATTTGCTTGTCTGGAGAAAGTTGATTTTGAGCATGGAGGGCATTACCTAAATTGACATCTGCTTCTACACAATTGGGTTGTAGTTGTAGAGCTTGGCGATAGGCTGCGATCGCTTCTTCCCATTTACCTTGTTGTTGTAGGTTGAATCCTAGGTTGTTGTAGAGTATGCCTGTATCTGGTCTCAGGGCGATCGCTCTTCGGTAAGCTGATTCTGCGGCTAATAGTTGTCCTTGCGCTTGTAGTAAATTGGCAAGGCTAAACCAAGCCTTAATTGAGTCTGGCTGTACTTGCACAGATATACTCAAAAATCGTTGTGCTTCTAGGAAGTTTCCTGTTTGCTGTGCTAATACTCCCAAACCATATAAAGCCTCTGGGTGGTTTGGTTGGAGTGCTAAAACTTGGTAATAGCCTTGTTGGGCTTGGGCTAGGCGTTGGGAACGATGATCTTCCATTGCTAATCGCAGCACATCACCTACCTGAGCCGCAGTGAACCTTCTGGGTTTATTGACTACCTGGAAGAAAAGATCCTCCAGCGCTCTCACTGGTGTAAGGTCGCCGTATAATTTATGTTTATTGGCGGCAATTAATCGGGAAAGGTATTGGCGATATTCTGGCTCTCTCCCCAGACGGATGGCAATTTGCACATATTCCTCTTTACTGGATGCGATCGCTTCTTCAATACCCATCATTTTCAAAATAGCCAAAGAATGTCGTCCCCGCATCAGTTCCCCTGACATGGTCACAACAGGAATGTTATGGATTATGGATTCTAGGGTAGAGTTGCATCCAGACCAACCCAAACTATCCAAAAACACATCTGCAATAGCGGCAGTTCCAGAAAAGACATTGCTATCCATCCGTGATAAGAAGATGCAATGGTCTTGGTAATTCAATCCTAAAACCTCAAAAGCACTACTGAGGCGTCGGCGAAATACTTCTGTGATATGTTTGCCTTGTGATGCTTCAATAAAGACAAACTTACTCTGGGGTAAACCTTGGGCTATACGAGGAAAAACATCATCATGTTGGGGTAAATATTTATATAAAGATTGGCAACACCAGAACATGATTTCATCATCAGCAATGCCAATATTTTGCCGACTAATTTTCTCAACTTGAATGGGTAGGGGTGTGTAATAAATGGATAAATTTGGCAGCCTTACTAACTTTTCTGTGTAGTGTGCTTGAGCATTTTCTGGTTCCATTAATTCACTGCTCAAGTAATAGTCAATTGTCGGTAAGCCACTGGTATCTGGGTGTCCCCAAGAAGTCATTTGGATGGGAGCGAGTCTCAAGCAACCAAGTTTGACTGTCATCGGATCCATGCCAAATTCTGGAAATATCAAAATATGTAATTTATCTTTTTGAATTAATTCACACCATGCTTCAAATGTCCGTGAACCTTGGATAAATTTATCAAACTCTTTGGCAGCCTGTGTGGTATTCACATCTAGTTTGACATCTGTATGGTAAGCAAATAACTCAAATTCACTCCTATCTAACTGTTCTACCCAACCCTTGATGGGAATTTTCCAATTAGAATGCTCATAAAAAAATCTGGAAACAAATCCAATGCGAATTTTTTCATCGGGTTGTAATTCCCCTACACTCAAGGGTTGACTCCACTGGGGATAGCAATGGGACATAATATGTACCAACATTTCCCCATATATTTTCTGTAATGGTCGGTCGTTGAGACATTGATAAGCAAGATAGAAAGGCTGTAATGAACCAACAGCTACCGATGCATTTTTTAATTCCTCGAGGCTAGCTTGCTGATAGTAGTTTGCTAGATTTTGCAGATGTTCTTGATAATTACTACGCCGCATTTCAACTTCGGCAGTATCCTGATAAATTATAGGCAACTGCCCCATACAAATGCCGAATTTAGCTATAACTGTGTCTGGTCGAATGTCTAGGGCTTTTTGATAGGACTCAATTGCTGCTGCTAATTCTAGTTTTTCAGATAGTGTATTGCCTAAATTGTAGTAGCTATCGACTGAATCTGGTCGAATTTCTATAGCTTTTTGGTAAGATTTTACAGCAGCTTCTAGGTTTCCCTGAGTTTGGAAGGCATTACCCAAGTTATTATGTGCCATACTAGCAACGAAGCGATTTGGTGCTAGGGCTAAAACTTGTTGATAAGCAGCAATTGCTTCATCTAATCGATCTTGTTCTTGATATATTTTTGCTAGGGAAACTTGAGCGTAGATATGATGTGGCTGGATTTGTAATGCTTGTTTGTAGAGAGATGCGGCGGCATATAATTTACCTAGTTTGGCTGTTTCAAAAGCCGCATTTACTAGAGATTGTACCTCCAATACCTCAGCATAATTTGTTAGGGATGGATGGTGTTGATTATCTCTAGATGCCGTAGAGCATATCTGCCACAGGAAGTCTTCTAGCGCTCTGATTGGTGTGAAATCATGATACAATTTATATTTATTATCAGCAATTTCTTGGGATATTTCTTGCCGATATCTCGCATCTCGTCCCAAATGTAGGGCAATTTCTACATAATCATCCTTTGTGGCAGCGATAGTTGCTTCTACACCCATTTTTTTCAACATCGCCAGAGTATGTCTACCCCGCATCAATTCACCAGGTAAGGTAATGATGGGTATATTGTGGGCGATCGCTTCTAATGTAGAATTACATCCAGACCAACCAATACTATCCAAAAACACATCTGCTATGGCAGCAACACCAGCAAATCTATGAGGATTCATCCGTGGTAAAAATATGCAATAGTCTTGGTAGTCCAGACCGTATGCGGCAAAAGCCTGACTTAAACGCTGCTGAAATTTCTCCGTTACATATTCACCCCGGTCATATTTAATAAAAACAAATTTACACGCCACTAAATCCTGAGCGATGCGGGCAAATACATCATCATGTTGAGGTAAATATTTGAATAGCACTTGGCTGCACCAGAACATGATTTCCCCATCGCCGATTCCCAGTTCTTGTTTAGTTACTGTTTCTGCTTCTATCTCCAAAGGTGTGTAGTAAATCGACAAATTAGGCAGCTTAACTAACTTTTCTGTGTAGTGGTCTTGAGCATTTTCTGGTTCCATCAATTCACTGCTCAAGTAATAATCAATTGTTGGTAGACCACTGGTATCAGGATGTCCCCAAGAGGCGATTTGAATTGGTGCTAATCTTAAGCAACCCAGCTTTACTGTCATAGAGTCCATGCCGAATTCCGGAAAAATCAGCACATCTAATTTGTCTTGTTGAATTAGTTCACACCATTGTTCTAATGACAGTGCTTCTTGGGTAAATTGATCAAATACTGCTGCTGCTCTTAAAGTCTCTTGGTCTCGTTTAGCATCGGTATGATAGCCAAATAATTCAAATTTACTCCTATCGAGGTTTTCTATCCAACCTTTAATAGGAATTTTCCAATTGGAATGGTTATAAAAGAATCGAGAAACAAACCCAATCCGAATCTTGCCATCTGAGGGTAAATCTGGCAAGTCTAGAGGACGGCTCCATTGGGGATACCGACTCGCCATAATTTTTACGATTAATTCCCCGTAAATTTTTTGTAAATCCCGGTCATTTAAGCATTGATAAGCGAGATAAAAAGGTTGTAGAGAACCCACCGCAGCTGCATTTTTTGCCAGTTCTAAAGAGTCGGCTAATTTATAACTTGCAACTAAATCTTGGAGATGTTTTTGATAATGATGGCGTTGAATATTGATTTCTGCCACACTGGAATATATGATGGGTAGCTGACCAATAACAGTGCCAAACTTAGCAGGAGCAAAATGAGGATTGATCTGTAAGGCTTGCTGGTACGATCCTAGAGATGCTTCTAGATTGCCTTGTTCATAATAGGCATTTGCCAAGTTATAATGAGCTTCGGGATAATTTGGTTGTAACTTGATAGCTTGTTGATAAGCACTGACTGCTGCTGTTAACTTACCCTGTAACTTGAATACACCGCCCAAGTTATGATAAGACGGAAAATAGTTAGGTCTAATGTTTACAGCTTGTTGATAGCATTCCACTGCTATATCTAACTTTCCTTGTTGTTGGAAAATATTCCCTAAATTATGATAGGCTTGGAAATAGTTGGGTTGTATTTTTAAAACTTGTTGATAGCATTCCACTGCTATATCTAACTGACCCTGTTGTTGGAAAATATTACCTAAATTATGATAGGCTTGAAATAAGTTAGGCTTGAGTTTTAAAGCCTGCTGGTAAGATTCTACAGCCCTATCTAATTTTCCCTGTTGCTGGAACACATTCCCCAGATTATAATACATCTCCCCATAATCAGGTTTTAGTTCCAAAGCTTGTTGATACAACTGAATGGCTACATCTAACTTGCTTTGTTTTTCATAAACGTTTGCTAAATTGCCGATGACTATAGGGTAATATTGACTTTTAAAATCAGCTTCAGTATCTGCAACTTCTATTTGTAATACTTGTTTATATATGATTTCAGCTGCCTCTAACTCACCTGCTTGGTGTTTTTCCACAGCTGTCGTTATTAGAGATTTAATGGTAGATTCAAAGTTGCTTTCGTTATTCATGGTTCATATATGTTACATAAAAAAAGCAAAAAACAATTTTTATTAATTAATTTAGATATATTAAATTTTCTCTCCTTATAGGAGAGAAGTCGAAAAAAAATATCTGACATTCTGAATTGCAAAGCATAAACTCTATGTTATGTAATGCACATTAGTCAAAAAGTCAAAATGTTATGGTATTAGAGGTAAGCACTTTATGCAAATAGAGGGGTAATATCCACTCCTGCTACAATTGCGATTAGATCATTATTAGCGAAAATTAGTGTGTCGTCACTGTCACTCACAAGACCACCCAGTGTGAATGCGCTATAACTTGCACTTGCCCCCCCCAAATCGAGTGCATCAATTCCTAACTCAAAGCCAAGAATTAAAGCATAATCTACGCTACCAGTTAAACCAAACAAACCTAAGAATTCATCCAACTCGCCCTCACCAGAGGAGGTGTAAAAAGGGCCATTCGCATCACCCAGCACATATACGTCACGCTGTCCATCAAAACCATCAGTTTCTAGAGGTCCTCCCATGAGGACATCTATTTGAGGATTTGCTCCTAGTTGCTCACCACCACCGGCACCAATCAGGATATCGTTACCAAATCCGCCAATCAGAATATCGCTACCTGGTCCACCCACAAGATTGTCGTTACCGTCCCCACCATCAAGGTAGTCGTCACCAAGACCTCCTACAAGTAAGTCGTTACCAGCCTCTCCAAAGAGTTCATCATCTCCCAGACCTCCGAATAATCTATCATCACCGTTGCCACCGAATATCAAGTCATTACCAAAGCCACCATCAATCAAGTCCCTACCATCTCCCCCTAAAAGGGTGTCATTACCAAACCCACCAAATATCCGGTCATCGCCACCTCTACCATCAATAAAACTATCTTGAAATCTTGGTGCTGTCAGAAAGTCTCTGCCATTAGTTCCCTCTTGGTTAGGACTACCAATAGATGCTATCCTGGTTCTGATTTCTTCTGTTCTTTGTAAGACTCTTTGTAAGAAGTCATTGGTGTCTGTCATCTGATTGTTCTCCTGATATAAATATAGGATTTAATAGTTGCATTTCAATTGGGTTGAAAAATATTATTTCTGTACATCACTTGACTGGAAATTGCTATAACCCAACCCATTTATTTGATAACCAATCTAGTTAGAGTATCCAGACAATATATTGTTTGCTTAAAAAGTTAATAATATCAGTGGGTGATGTTTCGTTTCTCAACCCAAAATTACACTTGGGAATTTTTAGATTTTTTAGCACATAAACCTCTGCCCTATTAAAGCTGAAAGCTTGATGACAAGCTTTCAGCTTCACTAGTTTTTACATGGTACTAAATACACTTGCAAAGCTTGTTTTATCCGCACAAGGTTACAAGTAATTTAGTTTAATTATCTTGTAAAAGAACTAGCGTTAATGAAGGATTCAGAAGAGTTTTCTTCTGTTTGAGTGCCGAAGATAATGCTGGTGAAAGTATTGTTACCTTGAGCATCAGCACTACCTAGTACTTCAGCACCGTTACCAATCAAACCACTCACGTTTAGGGTAACCTGTTTGTTGAATACTTCTCTTATGTTAACGTTAGCGATAACTGTTTTGTTCAATACAAATCTGCTGTTGATGTTGATGCCTCTGCCACCAAAGATTTCTTCGTTAGCAGCTTCTAAGTAGTTTATATCAGAGATAATCATTGTTTTACTTCCTGAAAATTAACTAATCTGTTTGGGAATTTGTTTGTGAGTAATTGCTTTATTGCTCACATTTATAATGTAGTCTTTTTTTGATCAAAAGTCAACAACTTTTTGCGTTTTTTTTGGGAAATTTATTTTTAATAAACAGTTATTTATCAAAACAGCAAAATTTCCTGGTGGTAAAATTATTGCCAGGAAATCAATCAAAACTTTAAGAATACTTGTTAAAAAAAAAGCAAATATTTTACTTATTTTTAGGCACAAAAATCTAATAAGTCCAATCAAAAATGAGTTTCTTTTACCATTAAACATTGGGCTTAATATTGGGCTTAATTAAGTTGGCGATAATCAACCTAGCTATTTTGTGAAATGTAAATGAAACCAAAATTGAAAATACCTAGTACTTCAGAACTGTTACCACTCAAACTACTCAAGTTTAGGCTGGTCTGGTTGTTGAATATTTCTGTGATGTTAACGTTAGTCGTAAATGCTTTGTTTAATACAAATCTGCTGTTGATGTTGATGCCTCTGCCACCAAAGATTTCTTCGTTAGCAGCTTCTAAGTAGTTTATATCAGAGATAATCATTGTTTTGCTTCCTGAAAATTAACTAATTTGTTTGGGAATTTGTTTGTGACCAATTGCTTGCTGTATTTCACAGGTTAAATTAAGCAGGTTAAATTAAGCATGATTTAGGAGTCGCTCATATGTTTTTTGTACATTTGAATCATCAAAATCAAAGTGTGTAGTAATGTTTAAATACTGAATTTCTTGCTCTAGCCAGTCATTAAACAATTCTGCAATAATCTTTCGCTGCAAGTTATCATCTAATTGTGGTTGAATGACTTCTTCCACAAGAATTATGTGTGTACCCTGAGATGTTGTTATTGGTTTGAGTACCACCGGCGGTGAAGCTGCGAAGACAGCAGATGCAATTTCTGGGCGTAAATCTTTGCGATGTTTTAGTCCCTGATAGCCATAGGCTCGACGTTTTTCTGGTTCTGGGATATATAAACGAGCAATTTCTGGAAAACTGATTTCGCCTTCTTCTAGAGCATAAAAAAGCTCTAAGGCTAAATCTCTATCTTCCAAAATGACTTGATAGATAGCCGCAGCAGCATAGTCAAGTTGACGTTCGTAAAAAAATTTTTCGACTTGCTGTGAGAACAAATGTTGAGCCAGTTTTTTTTCGAGGACATCTTGACGTATTAGCTTTTCAAACCCGTTGACAGAAATTTGGTGCTTTTCTAACCATTCCCATGTGTCTTTAGCTTTGACGAGTTTTTTAGCTAGGCGCAGATCATCCCCTGCTTGTTGTAACTCTTCGGGAGTAGCTGCAATTCCCATTTCCTGGGCTTTTTGAGCAACAATATGTTGCGATGCTATTTTTTTGATGACGTCAGGCATCTGACATGAAAGTTTAAGACTATGGATAATCTCTGAGGCTAGTATGGTCAGATTTTCGGTCATGATGCAGTTTCTCCATAGGACTTTTTGAACCCAGAAACTGGGTTAGATAGAGCCTCAACACTTGACTCCTACTATTAGAACCCGGACGCTAAAGAGTTGTCTAGGTCACTTTGGTGGTAACAATGGTTCTACTTGGGTTGGGGTAAATCAAAGTTCACTAGAGGGTTGTTATTTATTATTTGTTATTTGTTATTGCTGAGAGTTCCACGAAAAACTTAATACCAACTTTCCAAAATCAGGCAACAGATTCAGACCCTGAAAACCATATTTTGCTGGGCTTTCGTAATTACGAATTACGAATTACGAATTGGCATAACTTATGCAGAGACAGATATAGTTGATAATTCTTTAGATAATTCTTTATCAATTTTTTCTGCTAATTTGTAAGCCATCATTGGGGGGTTGCGATAGTTGGTGGCAGTTTTTCTAAAGCCCCAGCGCCTAGCTTCAACTTCTGAAACGCCAAACTCTGTAGCTAGTTCGAGGTAACTCCAGCCATATTTTCTCATGAGGTCAATGGGATGCATACCTGTGCTCCTAGTGTAGTAGTAGTTGATTGTGATTAATTATGGTAAATGCTAGGTATCGTGATCCCCGATTTATTCAAGCAGTGAAGGATCTGATTTAGATGCAAGAACTACGTTTCTAAACCTCCTTTTTGCAGTTTTTTGAATGGATCTAAGACAAAGTCAATGATGCGTCGCTGGCGAATGACGACTTCAGCATTTGCAGTTTGTCCTGCGGTGAGGGGAATACGTTTGTTACCACTTTGAACATATTGTTGGTCTAGGGTGATTTCTAGGTCATAGATGCCGATGCTACCTTCGGCGGAGGTGTTAATTTTGGAGTCTGGAGAGATCCAGGTAACTTTTCCTGGAACAATGCCATATTCCTGGAAGGGGTAGGCATCAAATTTGATTTTGACTGGCATTCCGAGTTTCACAAAACCGCTATCCTGGCTAGGTATTTGGGCTTTGAGGACGAAGTCGGTGTTTTTGGGGGCGATTTGGGCGATTCTTTGTCCTGATTGGACTACTACGCCTGGTTTGGTGACTGGTAGTTCAAAGATGACACCATCAATGGGCGATCGCACTATGCGTTGTTGTAGTTGCAGTTTGATAGCTGTCATCTGGCTTTGAGTCTGAGCAATTTCCGATCGCACTGCGGCTATTTGTGTTTGTAAATCTTTGAGTTGTTCTTGACTTCTCAGAACAGCGAGTTTCCCCGACTGGGCTACACTTTCGGCGCTGCTTTGGGCTTCTTGCAGTCGGAGTTTTGCTTGTTTGATATCAGACTCTAACTGACTAATAGTTGCTTGATAACGACTCTGTTCTTCGGTCAACCGATATTTGGCTTGGGTGATGTCTGATTTACTTCTTTGATAAAGTCGCTTACTTTCTTGTTCTTGTTTTTTGAGTTCGTCAACTTGGGTGGCTGAAACCGCACCATCTTTAACCAGTTGGCTAAAGCGTCGGACTTGTTTGGTATCGATACTCAACCTAGCACTGGCTGCTTTTTGCTCATTGATAGCCGTGTTAATTTGTTGCTGTACTTGAGAAAGTAATGCTTGTCTTTCTAACTTTTGGAGGTTGTATGTACTTTGTTTGGCATCAAGATTTTGCTGGGCTTGGTTAACTTGAGCGAGTTTTTCGGATGCTTGGGACTGATTTTGTTGTTCCAGTACACCTATTGACAGCAGTAATTGGTTTTTGAGTAGTTCTAATTGCGATCGCCGAGTTTGTAGCCCTTCTAATTTGCTTTTTGTTTGTTGCACTTCTGTTTCCAAGATATCGGAATTTAATTCCAATAAAACCTGTCCGGCTCTAACTGTATCTCCTTCTTTGACGTTGACTCCTTTGACACTGCCACCTGCTAGAGAGTCTAATTTTTGGGTTGCACCCTTGGGTTCTACACGTCCTCTGGCTGCACCAGTTTCATCTACTTTGGAGAGTGTCGCCCAAGGGATGCCGAGAACTGCGAAGCCAATCAGTGTATACAACACCCCATGTGTCCATCGTTTAGGTAAGGCATCTAATAATTCTTCCGTGCCATAGAATAAATCGCGCTCT from Nostoc sp. UHCC 0870 includes these protein-coding regions:
- a CDS encoding calcium-binding protein, with protein sequence MTDTNDFLQRVLQRTEEIRTRIASIGSPNQEGTNGRDFLTAPRFQDSFIDGRGGDDRIFGGFGNDTLLGGDGRDLIDGGFGNDLIFGGNGDDRLFGGLGDDELFGEAGNDLLVGGLGDDYLDGGDGNDNLVGGPGSDILIGGFGNDILIGAGGGEQLGANPQIDVLMGGPLETDGFDGQRDVYVLGDANGPFYTSSGEGELDEFLGLFGLTGSVDYALILGFELGIDALDLGGASASYSAFTLGGLVSDSDDTLIFANNDLIAIVAGVDITPLFA
- a CDS encoding HlyD family efflux transporter periplasmic adaptor subunit; protein product: MPYISPNTSSPLSEAKQDEHSNYRYREESPAVEQQSELLTNNQESERDLFYGTEELLDALPKRWTHGVLYTLIGFAVLGIPWATLSKVDETGAARGRVEPKGATQKLDSLAGGSVKGVNVKEGDTVRAGQVLLELNSDILETEVQQTKSKLEGLQTRRSQLELLKNQLLLSIGVLEQQNQSQASEKLAQVNQAQQNLDAKQSTYNLQKLERQALLSQVQQQINTAINEQKAASARLSIDTKQVRRFSQLVKDGAVSATQVDELKKQEQESKRLYQRSKSDITQAKYRLTEEQSRYQATISQLESDIKQAKLRLQEAQSSAESVAQSGKLAVLRSQEQLKDLQTQIAAVRSEIAQTQSQMTAIKLQLQQRIVRSPIDGVIFELPVTKPGVVVQSGQRIAQIAPKNTDFVLKAQIPSQDSGFVKLGMPVKIKFDAYPFQEYGIVPGKVTWISPDSKINTSAEGSIGIYDLEITLDQQYVQSGNKRIPLTAGQTANAEVVIRQRRIIDFVLDPFKKLQKGGLET
- a CDS encoding peptidylprolyl isomerase; the protein is MTENLTILASEIIHSLKLSCQMPDVIKKIASQHIVAQKAQEMGIAATPEELQQAGDDLRLAKKLVKAKDTWEWLEKHQISVNGFEKLIRQDVLEKKLAQHLFSQQVEKFFYERQLDYAAAAIYQVILEDRDLALELFYALEEGEISFPEIARLYIPEPEKRRAYGYQGLKHRKDLRPEIASAVFAASPPVVLKPITTSQGTHIILVEEVIQPQLDDNLQRKIIAELFNDWLEQEIQYLNITTHFDFDDSNVQKTYERLLNHA